A stretch of Dysidea avara chromosome 5, odDysAvar1.4, whole genome shotgun sequence DNA encodes these proteins:
- the LOC136254980 gene encoding arrestin domain-containing protein 3-like has translation MQGISIVLSGQAYVHWTEQRTHDTEGGERRTETIHYSDSETIRGLNSLMIQLWGDGKHSQELAAGSQTGFIRYTLTATISRSWKFNHTTKKAITINEIVDIITLQLAVRLSSSNEKTLCCLCCASSPISLSVITDRGGYCPGESIAISTEAENHSNRRITVVQAMHAEADCGPGIEAGSTSNWSNELLPIPATVPCIGSCRILKLSYILQVTIAIPRSTDLHVTIPITIGNVPYRRGQPVTNPPPQANYPLPSNPYPPPAGNAYPPPNGPPPTGNPYPPPVYNYSAAHPPVNIGDDNYTMGETQYAPVYGFVTDYQFVPPPS, from the exons ATGCAAGGAATTTCGATCGTATTGTCTGGACAAGCCTATGTTCACTGGACGGAACAACGCACCCATGATACAGAGGGAGGAGAACGACGTACTGAGACTATACACTATTCTGATTCTGAAACAATCCGAGGCTTGAACAGCTTGATGATACAGTTGTGGGGTGATGGAAAGCATTCTCAAGAATTAGCAGCTGGCAG CCAAACTGGCTTTATTCGATACACATTGACTGCTACCATATCACGATCATGGAAATTTAACCACACTACAAAGAAAGCTATAACCATCAATGAAATTGTTGACATCATCACACTGCAACTGGCAGTTCGACTCTCAAGTTCCAACGAGAAGACACTGTGTTGTCTTTGTTGTGCTTCTAGTCCCATCTCACTGTCTGTCATTACAGACAGAGGTGGATATTGTCCTGGAGAGTCAATTGCTATCAGTACAGAAGCTGAGAATCATAGCAACAGAAGAATAACAGTAGTACAAGCCATGCATGCTGAAGCAGATTGTG GTCCTGGAATCGAGGCAGGCAGCACATCAAACTGGAGTAATGAATTATTACCCATCCCAGCCACAGTTCCCTGCATTGGTAGTTGTCGTATTTTAAAGTTGTCATATATTTTGCAGGTGACCATTGCAATACCTCGTAGTACTGATCTCCATGTTACTATTCCAATTACAATTGGAAATGTGCCATATAGAAGAGGACAGCCTGTGACAAATCCACCACCACAAGCCAATTATCCACTGCCAAGCAACCCATATCCTCCTCCAGCAGGGAATGCTTATCCTCCTCCAAATGGCCCTCCACCTACTGGTAATCCTTATCCTCCACCAGTTTACAATTACTCTGCTGCTCATCCACCAGTGAATATTGGAGATGACAATTACACCATGGGGGAGACACAGTATGCCCCAGTGTATGGTTTTGTAACTGATTATCAGTTTGTTCCACCACCGTCTTGA
- the LOC136254981 gene encoding arrestin domain-containing protein 2-like, translated as MGKLKKIAITLTGDNPVYFAGSNIEGNVIVILSEPKKITGISIVLFGQAYVHWTESRNTGQHTETVHYSDSETILSPVSIQLWGNGKDTRELTDGGFSFPFKYQLPANVHNAGYELTATITRQYKYKHTTKVTVNVNEVVDINTPKLTAPMSTAEEMTVCCLCCVSGLISLSVTTDRGGYCPGESIAISTEVENYSNIRATAVKATLKQKKIEGTETDAGDIGNWSDQLLPIPPTVPTISSCRILKLSYILKLISEEPIRYSYPTQFALVPSYQEAVAKENDPENKD; from the exons ATGGGAAAGTTGAAAAAAATTGCTATCACCTTAACTGGTGACAATCCAGTGTATTTTGCGGGATCAAATATTGAAGGAAATGTTATTGTGATACTATCCGAGCCAAAGAAAATCACAGGAATTTCCATCGTACTGTTTGGACAGGCCTACGTTCACTGGACAGAGTCACGAAATACAGGGCAGCATACCGAGACTGTGCACTACTCTGACTCTGAAACTATTTTGAGCCCGGTGTCAATACAACTGTGGGGTAATGGTAAAGATACACGGGAACTAACAGATGGCGGATTTAGTTTTCCATTCAAATACCAACTTCCTGCTAACGTACATAATGCCGG GTATGAACTTACTGCTACAATAACACGACAGTACAAATATAAACATACCACGAAGGTTACTGTCAACGTAAATGAAGTAGTGGATATAAACACTCCCAAGCTGACAGCTCCGATGTCAACTGCTGAGGAGATGACAGTGTGTTGTCTTTGTTGTGTTTCTGGTCTCATCTCACTGTCAGTCACTACAGACAGAGGTGGATATTGTCCAGGAGAGTCTATTGCTATCAGTACAGAAGTTGAGAATTATAGCAACATAAGGGCAACAGCTGTAAAAGCTACTTTGAAGCAGAAA AAAATTGAGGGTACAGAAACTGATGCAGGTGACATTGGAAATTGGAGTGATCAGTTGTTGCCCATCCCACCCACAGTTCCTACCATCAGTAGCTGCCGTATTTTGAAATTAAGTTACATTTTGAAG TTGATAAGCGAAGAACCCATCAGGTACAGCTATCCAACTCAGTTTGCTCTGGTACCGAGTTATCAAGAAGCAGTAGCAAAGGAGAATGACCCTGAGAACAAAGACTAA